From Corynebacterium frankenforstense DSM 45800, the proteins below share one genomic window:
- a CDS encoding pseudouridine synthase, with amino-acid sequence MPADTTVTAFELVSAAVRGQRHRHPEDDDAAVRARFAAGEVVLADAAPLAAEDRLTAGTDVWFYRMPAPEAPVPGEVKVVYADRDITVVDKPPFLATVPRGAHVTETLVVRLRRATGNEEIAPAHRLDRATSGLVLCTNRREVRGAYQGLFESGVVAKTYEAVDRYDQALAEGAGAVSRLPGAASGRGAGGVVWSSRIEKTRGILQAREVPGTANAVTELGSVVRSTGDCGMIADSCGSRGGAHPGWAVYRLHPRTGKTHQLRVHMNAAGVPICNDPLYPEILPDGWGEFDHPLMLKSVELSFTDPLSGERRQFRTRGWN; translated from the coding sequence GTGCCGGCGGATACGACGGTCACCGCCTTCGAGCTGGTTTCCGCCGCGGTGCGCGGGCAGCGACACCGCCACCCCGAGGACGACGACGCCGCGGTGCGCGCACGGTTCGCCGCCGGCGAGGTGGTGCTTGCCGACGCCGCGCCCCTCGCCGCAGAGGACAGACTCACCGCGGGCACGGACGTGTGGTTCTACCGCATGCCGGCGCCCGAGGCTCCGGTTCCGGGGGAGGTGAAGGTCGTCTACGCAGACCGCGACATCACGGTCGTCGACAAACCGCCGTTCCTGGCGACCGTGCCGCGGGGAGCACACGTCACCGAGACCCTTGTGGTTCGCCTCCGGAGGGCGACGGGCAACGAGGAGATCGCCCCGGCACACCGTCTGGACCGGGCGACCTCGGGACTGGTGCTGTGCACCAACCGCCGCGAGGTGCGGGGCGCGTACCAGGGTCTCTTCGAGTCCGGCGTAGTGGCCAAGACGTACGAGGCCGTGGACCGGTACGACCAAGCGCTCGCGGAGGGCGCCGGCGCCGTCTCCCGGCTCCCCGGTGCCGCCTCCGGTCGCGGTGCCGGAGGGGTCGTGTGGTCCAGCCGCATCGAGAAGACCCGCGGGATCCTCCAGGCCCGGGAGGTCCCCGGGACGGCGAACGCCGTGACCGAGCTGGGATCCGTGGTCCGCTCCACGGGCGACTGCGGGATGATCGCTGACTCCTGTGGTTCACGCGGTGGGGCGCATCCTGGCTGGGCCGTATACCGCCTGCATCCGAGGACGGGGAAGACACACCAGCTGCGGGTGCACATGAACGCCGCCGGCGTGCCGATCTGCAATGACCCGCTATACCCGGAGATCCTCCCGGACGGCTGGGGCGAGTTCGACCACCCGCTGATGCTGAAGTCGGTCGAGTTGTCATTCACCGATCCCTTGAGCGGTGAGCGCCGGCAGTTCCGTACCCGGGGATGGAATTGA
- a CDS encoding class E sortase, translating to MIRGRHNSQGATPARPRLSVRQVLGELLVIVGALCLLFAFYESFWTNLESGRLQDDKGAHLEDAWAASRDNPRRVIQPEAGDAFAWLTVPAFGSDFRFAVVEGTDDAALQAGPGRYSTTQMPGEAGNFAVAGHRVGKGAPFNDLGRLEVCDELVVETREAVFTYRVLPMDSDPSARRAAAEACLSPGQVDRVAGGDYGGLLGRQITWPSDTSVLEPLPGVPDAAADRAGLESLITLTTCHPQFSNAERMIIHGMLTGVEPKPGAPAPQPAPDVVEPAAEGGE from the coding sequence ATGATACGTGGCCGCCACAACTCCCAGGGGGCGACACCGGCGCGCCCCAGGTTGAGCGTGCGCCAGGTCCTCGGCGAACTGCTCGTCATCGTCGGCGCGCTGTGTCTTCTCTTCGCCTTCTACGAGTCCTTCTGGACCAACCTCGAGTCCGGCCGCCTGCAGGACGACAAGGGCGCGCACCTCGAGGACGCCTGGGCCGCCTCCCGCGACAACCCGCGGCGGGTGATCCAGCCGGAGGCCGGCGACGCCTTCGCCTGGCTGACCGTGCCCGCCTTCGGCTCCGACTTCCGCTTCGCCGTGGTCGAGGGCACCGACGACGCCGCGCTGCAGGCCGGCCCCGGCCGCTACTCGACCACCCAGATGCCGGGCGAGGCCGGCAATTTCGCCGTCGCCGGCCACCGGGTGGGCAAGGGCGCGCCCTTCAACGACCTGGGTCGCCTGGAGGTCTGCGACGAGCTCGTCGTCGAGACCCGCGAGGCCGTGTTCACCTACCGGGTGCTGCCCATGGACTCCGATCCCTCGGCGCGCCGGGCGGCCGCGGAGGCCTGCCTGTCCCCCGGGCAGGTCGATCGGGTCGCCGGGGGCGACTACGGCGGGCTGCTCGGCCGCCAGATCACCTGGCCCTCGGACACGTCGGTGCTCGAGCCGCTGCCGGGGGTCCCCGACGCCGCCGCCGACCGGGCGGGGCTGGAGTCGCTGATCACGCTGACGACCTGCCACCCGCAGTTCTCCAACGCCGAGCGCATGATCATCCACGGCATGCTCACCGGCGTCGAGCCCAAGCCCGGTGCGCCCGCCCCGCAGCCCGCGCCCGACGTCGTCGAGCCCGCAGCCGAGGGAGGTGAGTGA
- a CDS encoding GntR family transcriptional regulator, with protein sequence MEDQAQPLFRQIARFIEDAVAEGELAVGERVSSTNELARFHSVNPATARKGLAMLVELGVLERRRGIGTFVAEGARERVLARRGRDFAQQYLAPTVDEAVRLGMSREELHGLVDRVAESRGLYR encoded by the coding sequence GTGGAAGATCAGGCGCAACCGTTGTTCAGGCAGATAGCCCGGTTCATCGAGGATGCGGTCGCGGAGGGGGAGCTCGCCGTCGGCGAGCGCGTCTCCTCGACCAACGAGCTCGCGCGCTTCCACTCCGTCAACCCCGCCACCGCGCGCAAGGGGCTGGCGATGCTCGTGGAACTCGGGGTGCTCGAGCGCCGGCGGGGCATCGGCACCTTCGTCGCCGAGGGGGCGCGCGAGCGGGTGCTCGCCCGGCGGGGCCGGGACTTCGCCCAGCAGTATCTGGCGCCCACCGTCGATGAGGCGGTGCGGCTCGGGATGTCGCGGGAGGAGTTGCACGGGCTCGTCGACCGCGTCGCGGAGAGTCGCGGTCTCTATCGGTGA
- a CDS encoding NYN domain-containing protein: MLERTLVFVDTSYLLASFYNSWETGARAQLEIDLPDVVHVLGEMIENQLHQPIHRQLWYDGIPDSGPHRYQRALRTCDGVQLRAGQLIEWGERRTQKAVDTRLVADMVLAAVDQQCSDIVLVSGDADMIPGVSEASRRGVRVHLYGFGWDSMSSALRHHCDTTTILDPREDFHDSMHLEVLEGPIPPVVREPAAGSVTENNDGDSVPGDATAGDQPPSTSPERPEAPATPTAADQEAQGTACAESAGASIADAAPAATGADAAASGASDVSASDASASASETSGAAASAEAGRHEKTKDAKGAGPGESPKEKVAKEQAPGGNRKARNEQAKDQQTKDQQTSAAKGSPAAEADGAATAAGEASAAAHPKTPAPDADSAVERDIAGEAKPKPKPRPKPSMMAPKRRLRSRYVPLPNEVWASAGFQTPFDVGQQYATWWYENAATGEQRDQAHMLSGGGLPPEVDRPLLQFACETLHEYTLSDKQRVNLRDGFHAGIRGVLINVRRQN; this comes from the coding sequence ATGCTTGAACGCACACTTGTCTTCGTCGACACCAGCTATCTGTTGGCGAGCTTCTACAACTCGTGGGAGACGGGGGCCCGCGCACAACTAGAGATCGACCTCCCCGACGTGGTGCACGTCCTCGGGGAGATGATCGAGAACCAGCTTCACCAGCCCATCCACCGTCAGCTCTGGTATGACGGTATCCCCGACTCCGGCCCGCACCGTTACCAGCGCGCCCTGCGCACCTGCGACGGCGTGCAGCTGCGCGCCGGCCAGCTCATCGAGTGGGGTGAGCGGCGTACGCAGAAGGCCGTCGACACCCGGCTCGTCGCCGACATGGTGCTCGCCGCGGTGGACCAGCAGTGCTCGGACATCGTGCTGGTCTCCGGCGACGCGGACATGATCCCCGGCGTCAGCGAGGCTTCGCGACGCGGCGTGCGCGTGCACCTCTACGGCTTCGGCTGGGACTCGATGTCCTCGGCCCTGCGCCACCACTGCGACACGACCACGATCCTCGACCCGCGCGAGGACTTCCACGACTCCATGCACCTCGAGGTGCTCGAGGGACCGATCCCGCCGGTGGTGCGCGAGCCCGCCGCCGGGTCGGTAACCGAGAACAACGACGGCGACTCCGTGCCCGGCGACGCGACCGCGGGCGACCAGCCGCCGAGCACCTCGCCCGAGCGTCCCGAGGCGCCGGCCACCCCGACCGCCGCCGACCAGGAGGCGCAGGGCACCGCGTGCGCCGAGAGCGCCGGCGCCTCGATTGCCGACGCCGCGCCTGCCGCCACGGGAGCGGACGCCGCCGCCTCCGGCGCGTCCGACGTCTCTGCGTCCGACGCCTCCGCCTCCGCCTCCGAGACCTCCGGTGCCGCCGCTTCCGCGGAGGCCGGCAGGCACGAGAAGACGAAGGACGCCAAGGGCGCGGGCCCGGGTGAGAGCCCGAAGGAGAAGGTCGCGAAGGAGCAGGCCCCTGGCGGGAACCGGAAGGCCCGGAACGAGCAGGCCAAGGACCAGCAGACCAAGGACCAGCAGACCTCGGCCGCGAAGGGCTCCCCGGCCGCCGAGGCCGACGGTGCGGCGACGGCCGCGGGTGAGGCGTCCGCCGCGGCGCACCCGAAGACCCCGGCGCCCGACGCCGACTCCGCCGTCGAGCGCGACATTGCCGGCGAGGCCAAGCCCAAGCCGAAGCCGCGCCCGAAGCCCTCGATGATGGCCCCGAAGCGTCGGCTGCGCTCGCGCTACGTGCCGCTGCCCAACGAGGTGTGGGCCTCGGCGGGCTTCCAGACGCCGTTCGACGTCGGCCAGCAGTACGCGACCTGGTGGTACGAGAACGCCGCCACCGGCGAGCAGCGCGACCAGGCCCACATGCTCTCCGGCGGCGGGCTGCCGCCCGAGGTGGACCGCCCGCTGCTGCAGTTCGCCTGCGAGACGCTGCACGAGTACACGCTCAGCGACAAGCAGCGCGTGAACCTGCGCGACGGCTTCCACGCCGGCATCCGCGGCGTGCTCATCAACGTCCGCCGCCAGAACTGA
- the yidC gene encoding membrane protein insertase YidC, with protein MLDAFAYPVSGIMKLWHLLLHSVLGLDGSIAWVLSLVGLVVTVRGLITPFFWFQYKSGRTMALMMPELRRINDDFGERSDHKGAAEHQRRVQELYDRYNYKPLAGCVPPLIQIPAFLGLYRVIVRMARPTEGIDAEHSGIGFLSSADVASFLETTVRDVPLPAYRTMDPAILAELGTTGETVARFVLPILVLAVSFTTLNMGLSIFRNFEQFNWDSHSSIVMNRVFIGMLVLMPLMLFNAGWNGPLPVAIVLYWFANNLWTLSQQAIMYFFLQTRYPITDEFRAFRRERHGAHKERSAERRRAKWRRRGKRALMFIAPWKAPALHRELRAEKKARKKEKAEKKARKKVVAKARAQAKGRERGFNRAQKLQAKKGLTASREWAGPEKGAKLLPYDSEEFLAMHAAALESSRKKREAKQAELQKAKAEAEAKTEAEAEAEKAAEPKTRPSGTKSPARAVGGGRHRLDTKRTRRRRAQGGRHRKG; from the coding sequence GTGCTCGACGCCTTTGCCTACCCGGTCTCCGGGATCATGAAGCTGTGGCATCTGCTGCTGCACTCGGTGCTCGGGCTCGACGGCTCGATCGCCTGGGTGCTCTCCCTGGTGGGCCTGGTGGTCACGGTGCGCGGGCTGATCACGCCGTTCTTCTGGTTCCAGTACAAGTCGGGCCGCACGATGGCGCTGATGATGCCGGAGCTGCGCCGGATCAACGACGACTTCGGCGAACGCAGCGACCACAAGGGCGCCGCCGAGCACCAGCGGCGCGTCCAGGAGCTCTACGACCGCTACAACTACAAGCCGCTGGCCGGCTGCGTGCCGCCGCTGATCCAGATCCCGGCGTTCCTCGGCCTGTACCGGGTCATCGTGCGCATGGCGCGCCCCACGGAGGGCATCGACGCCGAACACTCCGGCATCGGGTTCCTCAGCTCCGCGGACGTGGCCTCCTTCCTCGAGACCACGGTGCGCGACGTGCCGCTGCCGGCCTACCGGACGATGGATCCGGCGATCCTGGCCGAGCTGGGCACGACCGGCGAGACGGTCGCCCGGTTCGTCCTGCCGATCCTGGTGCTGGCCGTCTCGTTCACCACGCTGAACATGGGGCTGTCGATCTTCCGCAACTTCGAGCAGTTCAACTGGGACTCGCACTCGTCGATCGTGATGAACCGCGTGTTCATCGGCATGCTCGTCCTGATGCCGCTGATGCTCTTCAACGCCGGCTGGAACGGGCCGCTGCCCGTGGCGATCGTGCTGTACTGGTTCGCCAACAATCTCTGGACGCTCAGCCAGCAGGCGATCATGTACTTCTTCCTGCAGACGCGCTACCCGATCACCGACGAGTTCCGCGCCTTCCGCCGCGAGCGCCACGGCGCGCACAAGGAGCGCAGCGCCGAACGTCGGCGGGCCAAGTGGCGCCGCCGCGGAAAGCGCGCCCTGATGTTCATCGCGCCGTGGAAGGCCCCGGCGCTGCACCGGGAGCTGCGCGCGGAGAAGAAGGCGCGCAAGAAGGAGAAGGCCGAGAAGAAGGCCCGCAAGAAGGTCGTGGCCAAGGCCCGCGCGCAGGCGAAGGGCCGCGAGCGCGGTTTCAACCGGGCGCAGAAGCTGCAGGCCAAGAAAGGCCTGACGGCCAGCCGCGAGTGGGCCGGGCCCGAGAAGGGCGCGAAGCTGCTGCCCTATGACAGCGAGGAGTTCCTCGCCATGCACGCCGCGGCGCTGGAGAGCTCGCGCAAGAAGCGCGAGGCGAAGCAGGCTGAGCTCCAGAAGGCCAAAGCGGAGGCGGAGGCCAAGACGGAGGCCGAGGCCGAGGCGGAGAAGGCCGCGGAGCCGAAGACCCGCCCCTCGGGGACGAAGAGCCCGGCACGGGCGGTGGGGGGCGGCCGGCACCGCCTGGACACGAAGCGCACCCGGCGGCGACGTGCGCAGGGCGGGCGTCACCGCAAGGGCTGA
- a CDS encoding TetR/AcrR family transcriptional regulator, protein MATSSTTKKKKATGTGRKTGRRRSRPSPRERLLASATNLFTTEGIRVIGIDRILREADVAKASLYSLYGSKDALVVAYLENLDKNWREAWAERTREMTDPEDKILAFFDQCIDDCEKENFRGSHFQNAANEYPRPDTDSEKLIVATVMAHRRWCQETLTALLDEKNGYPSASQANQLLIFLDGGLAGARLLRDAAPLRTARDLARQLLSAPPADYSI, encoded by the coding sequence GTGGCCACCTCGAGCACCACGAAAAAGAAGAAGGCGACGGGAACGGGCCGCAAGACCGGCCGGCGCCGCTCGCGGCCGAGCCCGCGCGAGCGCCTGCTGGCCTCCGCGACCAACCTGTTCACCACCGAGGGCATCCGCGTCATCGGCATCGACCGCATCCTGCGCGAGGCCGACGTGGCCAAGGCATCGCTGTACTCGCTCTACGGCTCCAAGGACGCGCTGGTCGTGGCGTACCTGGAGAACCTCGACAAAAACTGGCGCGAGGCGTGGGCCGAGCGGACCAGGGAGATGACGGACCCGGAGGACAAGATCCTCGCGTTCTTCGACCAGTGCATCGACGACTGCGAGAAGGAGAACTTCCGCGGCTCGCACTTCCAGAACGCCGCCAACGAATACCCGCGGCCCGACACCGACTCCGAGAAGCTCATCGTCGCCACCGTCATGGCGCACCGCCGCTGGTGTCAGGAGACGCTGACCGCGCTCCTCGACGAGAAGAACGGCTACCCCTCGGCCTCCCAGGCCAACCAGCTGCTCATCTTCCTCGACGGCGGCCTGGCCGGCGCCCGTCTGCTGCGCGACGCCGCGCCCCTGCGCACCGCGCGCGACCTGGCCCGCCAGCTGCTCTCCGCCCCGCCGGCCGACTACTCCATCTAG
- a CDS encoding universal stress protein, translated as MPQEDIIVVAVDGSKASHVAVRWAANTALKRGVPLRLASSYTMPQYLYAEGMVPPQELFDDLQAETMEKIDEAREIAHQAAPDIKIGHTVAEGSPIDMLLEMSKSVTMIVMGSRGLGGLSGMVMGSVSAAVVSHASCPVVVVREDNNVDETTKYGPVVVGVDGSEVSQKATEFAFAEADARGAELVAVHTWMDMQVQASLAGLSAAQQQWEEIEGEQKKLLDERLADLVAKYPKVDVKKLITRDRPIRALVDAAEGAQLLVVGSHGRGGFKGMLLGSTSRALLQSAPCPMMVVRPDTH; from the coding sequence ATGCCTCAGGAAGACATCATCGTCGTAGCCGTCGACGGCTCGAAGGCCTCGCACGTCGCCGTCCGCTGGGCGGCGAACACCGCCCTGAAGCGCGGTGTGCCGCTGCGCCTCGCCTCGAGCTACACGATGCCGCAGTATCTCTACGCCGAGGGCATGGTCCCGCCGCAGGAGCTCTTCGACGACCTCCAGGCCGAGACCATGGAGAAGATCGACGAGGCCCGCGAGATCGCCCACCAGGCGGCCCCGGACATCAAGATCGGCCACACCGTCGCCGAGGGCTCCCCGATCGACATGCTGCTCGAGATGTCGAAGTCCGTGACCATGATCGTCATGGGCTCGCGCGGTCTCGGCGGCCTGTCCGGCATGGTGATGGGCTCGGTCTCCGCCGCCGTCGTCTCCCACGCCTCCTGCCCGGTCGTCGTCGTCCGTGAGGACAACAACGTCGACGAGACCACCAAGTACGGCCCCGTCGTCGTCGGCGTCGACGGCTCCGAGGTCTCCCAGAAGGCCACCGAGTTCGCCTTCGCCGAGGCCGACGCCCGCGGCGCCGAGCTCGTCGCCGTCCACACCTGGATGGACATGCAGGTCCAGGCCTCCCTGGCCGGCCTCTCGGCCGCCCAGCAGCAGTGGGAGGAGATCGAGGGCGAGCAGAAGAAGCTCCTCGACGAGCGCCTCGCCGACCTCGTGGCCAAGTACCCCAAGGTCGACGTCAAGAAGCTGATCACCCGCGACCGCCCGATCCGCGCGCTGGTCGACGCCGCCGAAGGCGCCCAGCTGCTCGTCGTCGGCTCCCACGGCCGTGGCGGCTTCAAGGGCATGCTGCTCGGCTCCACCTCGCGCGCCCTGCTGCAGTCCGCGCCCTGCCCGATGATGGTCGTCCGCCCGGACACCCACTAG
- a CDS encoding GlsB/YeaQ/YmgE family stress response membrane protein, translating to MLGIGIVAWIIIGGLAGWIASKIKGTDAQQGLLLNIVVGVIGGLLGGWALSLFGVDVESAGWFFSFLTCLVGAVILLSIVQAFTRKK from the coding sequence ATGCTTGGTATCGGTATCGTTGCGTGGATCATCATCGGCGGCCTCGCCGGTTGGATCGCCTCCAAGATCAAGGGCACCGATGCGCAGCAGGGCCTCCTGCTGAACATCGTCGTGGGCGTCATCGGCGGCCTGCTGGGCGGCTGGGCCCTGAGCCTGTTCGGTGTCGACGTCGAGTCGGCCGGCTGGTTCTTCAGCTTCCTGACCTGCCTCGTCGGCGCGGTCATCCTGCTGTCGATCGTCCAGGCGTTCACCCGCAAGAAGTAG
- a CDS encoding histone-like nucleoid-structuring protein Lsr2: MARKEVVQYFDDLDGTPLDENTMKVTRFSVNGNHYTLDLSPEHAEEFHKLLEPYIEKATPVRGSSNGSNRRRSGAARGSKAREIRKWAQEQGKNVADRGKIPSEIIEAYNAAH, from the coding sequence TTGGCACGCAAGGAAGTCGTCCAGTACTTTGACGATCTCGACGGAACCCCGCTCGACGAGAATACGATGAAAGTGACACGTTTCAGCGTCAACGGCAACCACTACACGCTGGATCTCAGCCCCGAGCACGCGGAGGAGTTCCACAAGCTTCTCGAGCCCTACATCGAGAAGGCCACCCCGGTGCGCGGCAGCTCCAACGGCTCGAACCGGCGCCGCAGCGGCGCGGCCCGCGGCTCGAAGGCCCGCGAGATCCGCAAGTGGGCCCAGGAGCAGGGCAAGAACGTCGCCGACCGCGGCAAGATCCCCTCCGAGATCATCGAGGCCTACAACGCCGCGCATTAG
- a CDS encoding sensor histidine kinase, with amino-acid sequence MSTSLERRAPEAPGGEGLRNGQYILTSVVLILSVVASVEMPVNLALLNLLLCGAFTFVYFSGTVDWPRWPALAQWAWVTALSVVWLLMLPVNDVSIYLILSLFFVYLAVFNDWRGVAAVVAATLMSILIQIPDGLTLGGVVGPAISALVVVAIHVAYQKLWQVSRERSELIEELMTTRNELAETQHAAGIAAERERIAHEIHDTVAQGLSSIQMLLHAAERDLAATGLDEEAQAPVRMRIDQARQSAQDNLAEARAMIAALQPASLSEGSLEDALGRVARSFGASGEIDIDVDVEGEPAVLPMKAEAMLLRVAQGAVGNVVKHSGATRARITLSFLPDATRLDVVDNGHGFDPEALAERPAGLGHVGLDAMRRRAAEVGGTLAVESSPGSGTAISVSVPVAEDGGQGAAEARG; translated from the coding sequence ATGAGCACCAGCTTAGAGCGCCGCGCTCCCGAGGCTCCCGGGGGCGAGGGGCTGCGCAACGGCCAGTACATCCTCACCTCGGTGGTGCTGATCCTCTCGGTGGTCGCCAGCGTCGAGATGCCGGTCAACCTCGCGCTGCTCAACCTGCTGCTGTGCGGGGCCTTCACCTTCGTCTACTTCTCCGGCACCGTCGACTGGCCGCGCTGGCCCGCGCTCGCCCAGTGGGCGTGGGTGACCGCGCTGAGCGTGGTGTGGCTGCTCATGCTGCCGGTCAACGACGTCTCGATCTACCTGATCCTCAGCCTGTTCTTCGTATACCTGGCCGTCTTCAACGACTGGCGCGGCGTGGCGGCCGTGGTCGCCGCGACGCTGATGTCGATCCTGATCCAGATCCCCGACGGGCTGACCCTCGGCGGCGTGGTGGGGCCGGCCATCTCCGCGCTGGTGGTCGTGGCCATCCACGTCGCCTACCAGAAGCTGTGGCAGGTCTCGCGGGAGCGCAGCGAGCTCATCGAGGAGCTGATGACCACCCGCAACGAGCTCGCCGAGACCCAGCACGCCGCCGGCATCGCCGCCGAGCGTGAACGCATCGCCCACGAGATCCACGACACCGTCGCCCAGGGGTTGTCCAGCATCCAGATGCTGCTGCACGCCGCCGAGCGCGATCTGGCAGCCACCGGGCTCGACGAGGAGGCGCAGGCGCCGGTGCGCATGCGCATCGACCAGGCGCGCCAGAGCGCCCAGGACAACCTCGCCGAGGCGCGCGCGATGATCGCCGCGCTGCAGCCGGCCAGCCTCTCGGAGGGCTCGCTCGAGGACGCCCTGGGCCGGGTCGCGCGCAGCTTCGGCGCCAGCGGCGAGATCGACATCGACGTCGACGTCGAGGGGGAGCCCGCGGTGCTGCCGATGAAGGCCGAGGCGATGCTGCTGCGCGTCGCCCAGGGCGCGGTGGGCAACGTGGTCAAGCACTCCGGGGCCACCCGGGCGCGCATCACGCTGAGCTTCCTGCCCGACGCCACGCGTCTCGACGTCGTGGACAACGGCCACGGCTTCGACCCCGAGGCGCTCGCCGAGCGGCCCGCCGGACTCGGCCACGTCGGCCTGGACGCCATGCGCCGGCGCGCCGCGGAGGTCGGCGGCACGCTCGCCGTCGAGTCCAGTCCCGGCAGCGGCACCGCCATCTCGGTGTCCGTGCCCGTCGCCGAGGACGGTGGGCAGGGCGCCGCCGAAGCCCGCGGCTGA
- a CDS encoding DUF2020 domain-containing protein yields the protein MLRSLPSRLPRLSACVAVGLAAALTACSAPGGGEIDDAAPTTAATDVTVDGADGADAAGAAGAAEADGLPVEADPEVPGGRENGTPCPYLDSEWVARTNGQKVTGQGTDERFATPACVFWSYGEAPQLQVSVRHMASPEEATAVVDRAAPIDSTNPAEEIPGWSGGRAGGQLVAEPWGALYAVAKGPTAVVVFSDQGQSVKAEAVAREVIANLGL from the coding sequence ATGCTCCGTAGCCTACCCAGCCGCCTGCCGCGCCTTTCCGCGTGCGTCGCCGTCGGCCTCGCCGCCGCCCTCACCGCCTGCTCCGCGCCGGGCGGGGGAGAGATTGACGACGCCGCGCCCACCACCGCCGCGACCGACGTCACCGTGGACGGGGCGGACGGCGCGGACGCCGCGGGCGCCGCGGGCGCGGCGGAGGCCGACGGGCTGCCGGTGGAGGCCGACCCCGAGGTCCCCGGCGGGCGCGAGAACGGGACGCCCTGCCCCTACCTGGACTCCGAGTGGGTGGCGCGCACCAACGGTCAGAAGGTCACCGGCCAGGGCACCGACGAGCGCTTCGCCACCCCCGCCTGCGTGTTCTGGTCCTACGGCGAGGCCCCGCAGCTGCAGGTCAGCGTGCGGCACATGGCCTCTCCCGAGGAGGCCACGGCGGTGGTGGACCGCGCCGCGCCGATCGACTCGACGAACCCGGCCGAGGAGATCCCCGGCTGGTCGGGCGGGCGCGCCGGCGGCCAGCTCGTCGCCGAGCCGTGGGGCGCGCTCTACGCCGTGGCCAAGGGGCCGACGGCGGTGGTCGTCTTCAGCGACCAGGGGCAGTCGGTCAAGGCCGAGGCCGTCGCCCGCGAGGTCATCGCGAACCTCGGGCTCTAG
- a CDS encoding LuxR C-terminal-related transcriptional regulator — translation MIRVLLADDHEIVRMGLRAILDGAEDIEVIGEVATADAAISAAQAGGIDVILMDLRFGAGVEGTKLTTGAEATREIKARMSHPPKVLVVTNYDTDADILGAIEAGAVGYLLKDAPPAELIAAVRSAADGDSALSPVVADRLMTRVRTPRSSLTPRELEVLKLVAAGYSNREIGQELMLSEATVKSHLVHIYDKLGVRSRTSAVAEAREQGVI, via the coding sequence GTGATCCGAGTGCTGTTGGCCGATGACCACGAGATCGTCCGGATGGGCCTGCGCGCCATCCTGGACGGAGCGGAGGACATCGAGGTCATCGGGGAGGTCGCCACCGCCGACGCGGCCATCTCCGCGGCCCAGGCCGGCGGCATCGACGTGATCCTGATGGACCTGCGCTTCGGCGCCGGCGTGGAGGGCACCAAGCTGACCACCGGCGCCGAGGCCACCCGCGAGATCAAGGCCCGGATGAGCCACCCGCCGAAGGTGCTCGTGGTGACCAACTACGACACCGACGCCGACATCCTCGGCGCCATCGAGGCCGGTGCCGTGGGCTACCTGCTCAAGGACGCCCCGCCCGCCGAGCTGATCGCCGCGGTGCGCTCCGCGGCCGACGGCGACTCCGCGCTCTCGCCGGTGGTCGCCGACCGCCTGATGACGCGCGTGCGCACCCCGCGCTCCTCGTTGACCCCGCGCGAACTCGAGGTGCTCAAGCTCGTGGCCGCCGGCTACTCCAACCGCGAGATTGGCCAGGAGCTCATGCTCTCCGAGGCGACCGTGAAATCGCACCTGGTGCACATCTACGACAAACTCGGCGTGCGCTCGCGCACCTCGGCGGTGGCCGAGGCCCGCGAACAGGGCGTCATTTAA